From one Rhopalosiphum padi isolate XX-2018 chromosome 2, ASM2088224v1, whole genome shotgun sequence genomic stretch:
- the LOC132920249 gene encoding Krueppel homolog 2 — MSEGEAGTDSETRPKGIEALKQHVVSHKVEVSLWCTRLATIIFTFAYILPLFWNPASAYYRILLANAATSALRLHQRLPAMQISLQFLTQLFKEDSCHYLLYSVIFLYVSPNILVILPVFLFSTVHFASYSLTLLDLLGQNAWWGARLLISLVEFQSRSILRLIAFSEILVMPLTLFMSFFGRSGLLSIVFYYHFLTLRYASQRNPHTRLMFTDLRIAAENFANKSGTPSFLRSAILSGIATISRMAPAVPQN; from the exons ATGTCTGAAGGCGAAGCCGGTACGGATAGTGAAACTAGACCAAAGGGCATTGAAGCTCTTAAACAACATGTTGTCTCCCATAAAGTGGAAGTATCTCTTTGGTGTACAAGATTagcaacaattatttttacgtttGCATACATTCTGCCACTTTTCTG gaatCCAGCTAGtgcatattatagaattttattggCAAATGCAGCTACAAGTGCATTACGTCTTCACCAACGTTTGCCAGCCATGCAAATTTCTTTACAGTTCCTGACACAATTATTCAAAGAAGACAGTTGTCATTACCTATTGTACTcagtgatatttttatatgtgtcACCTAATATCC TTGTAATCCTGccagtgtttttattttcaacggtGCACTTTGCCAGCTATTCTCTAACTTTACTTGAT ctTCTTGGTCAAAATGCATGGTGGGGTGCTCGGCTATTGATATCTTTGGTTGAGTTCCAATCACGAAGTATCTTACGCCTAATTGCCTTCTCTGAAATCTTAGTTATGCCACTCACATTATTCATGTCATTCTTTGGCCGCTCTGGATTGTTATCTATTGTGTTCTACTATCATTTCCTCACATTACGATATGCTTCACAACGTAATCCACATACAAGACTCATGTTTACTGACCTTCGTATAGCAGCTGAAAACTTTGCAAACAAATCAGGCACACCATCTTTTTTGCGATCTGCTATTTTATCGGGTATTGCTACCATTAGTCGGATGGCTCCCGCAGTACCGCAAAATTAA